From the genome of Thermoplasmata archaeon:
GGTCTTCATCTCGAGCCTCCTCCTCGCCCTCACGCTGGCGGCCTACGGCCTCGGCGAGGAGCGGATCGTCCTGGCGCTCTCCGCCGCCTGCGTCCTTTCCCTCGTCGCGTTCGTCCTCCTTGAGCTCCGGTCCAAGTACCCGCTCCTCGACCTCAAGCTCCTGCGTATTCGGGAGTTCTCCGGGGGCGTGGTGGCCCAGCTCCTGAACGCGGTCTCCTTCGGTGCGGTGCTCCTGCTCCTGAGCCTGTACTTCCAGCTCGTGTTGGGCTTGGACCCGTTCAAGGCGGGGCTCCTCATCCTCCCTCTGGACCTGACCACGGTCGTCCTCGGTCCGCTCAGCGGCAAGCTGTCGGACAAGTACGGCCACCTCCCCTTCACGACGGGTGGCCTGGCGGTCGTCAGCCTGTCGCTCTTCCTCTTTGCCACGACGGACGTGAACACCCCGATCCCCTTGCTCATCGGTTACATGGCCATCTTCGGCGCAGGGCTCGGGATCTTCGCGTCGCCCAACATGAGCTCCATCATGGGCTCCGTCCCCGGCGACCGCCGAGGGATCGCCTCCGCCTTCCGCGCGACGTTCTTCAACGTCGGGTTCGTGATCAGCCTGAACCTGGCCATCCTGATCATGACCTTCACGATTCGGTACGACCTCATTTCCCAGATCATCTCCGCGGTGAATCCCGTGGCGATCACGACGGCGGACAAGGACCTCTTCGCGGCCGCACTCCGGAACGCATACTTCTGGATGGGGATTCTGAACACGGTCGCGATTGTCCCGTCCATGCTCCGCGGCCGCCGCGTTCGGGCCAATGCCCGCGAGCCGGGCCTTCCCACCAGCCTCGAGATGTAAGGCGCCCGTGCCGGACCTCGAAACGCATACGCGGCAATCTCGAGGGGCTCCGTACGGCACAACCTTCATCTGCGAACACGGACATCGGTCTGCCGCCTGCGGTGGCAGGTGAAGGGACCCCCATTCCATGTCCACCACCGTGAGCGGGGGGACGCCCTCGGCGGGCGCCTCGCTCTCCTTGGTCTTTGACGAGGCGGACCGCGCCGTGCTCGCGTCCGTGGGCCGCGGTCCGTCCGATGGTCCGCGC
Proteins encoded in this window:
- a CDS encoding MFS transporter produces the protein MTTVGVIMSGIDSRIVIIGLPQVAAGLGADAEQAIWITQAYVLGSTVALLLIGRVSDVVGRVRIYTSGFGVFTVGSLLVSLGVTPTQVILFRFIQGLGSAILFTNSAAMIVDATPDTELGFFLGINQVAFRMGAMAGLTVSGVILTLFADWRALFYINVPIGIFGTLWARARLREIAKLEKGAPIDWPGFATFTVFISSLLLALTLAAYGLGEERIVLALSAACVLSLVAFVLLELRSKYPLLDLKLLRIREFSGGVVAQLLNAVSFGAVLLLLSLYFQLVLGLDPFKAGLLILPLDLTTVVLGPLSGKLSDKYGHLPFTTGGLAVVSLSLFLFATTDVNTPIPLLIGYMAIFGAGLGIFASPNMSSIMGSVPGDRRGIASAFRATFFNVGFVISLNLAILIMTFTIRYDLISQIISAVNPVAITTADKDLFAAALRNAYFWMGILNTVAIVPSMLRGRRVRANAREPGLPTSLEM